A genomic stretch from Numida meleagris isolate 19003 breed g44 Domestic line chromosome 2, NumMel1.0, whole genome shotgun sequence includes:
- the MIOS gene encoding WD repeat-containing protein mio: protein MSGSKPDILWAPHHVDRFVVCDSELSLYHIESAVSSELKAGSLRLSEETTATLLSINSDTPYMKCVAWYPKYDPECLLAVGQANGRVVLTSLGQDHNSKSKDLIGKEFVPKHARQCNTLAWNPLDSNWLAAGLDKHRADFSVLIWDISSKYAPETAVATEKVRLSTGDPEAGLVVTKPLYELGQNDACLSLCWLPRDQKLLLAGMHRNLAIFDLRNTSQKIFVNTKAVQGVTVDPYFHDRVASFYEGQVAIWDLRKFEKPVLTLTEQPKPLTKVAWCPTRTGLLATLTRDSNIIRLYDMQHTPTPIGDETEPTIIERSVQPCENYIASFAWHPTSQNRMVVVTPNRTMSDFTVFERISLAWSPVTSLMWACGRHLYECTEEGKANSLEKDIATKMRLRALSRYGLDTEQVWRNHLLAGNEDPQLKSLWYTLHFMKQYTEDMDQKLTGNKGPLVYAGIKSIVKSSLGTTENLRHSRSGSDRQADIIQYLSEERSLALQLCGWIKKGTDLDVEPFLNSLEQEGDWERAAAVALFNLDIRRAIQILNKGASSGKGDLNLNVVAMALSGYTDEKNSLWREMCSTLRLQLNNPYLCAMFAFLTSESGSYDGVLYENNVAVRDRVAFACKFLNDAQLNRFIEKLTNEMKDAGNLEGILLTGLTKDGVDLMESYVDRTGDVQTASYCMLQGSPSEVLKDERVQYWIENYRNLLDAWRFWHKRAEFDIHRSKLDPSSKPLAQVFVSCNFCGKSISYSCSAIPHQGRGFSQYGVSGSPTKSKVTSCPGCRKPLPRCALCLINMGTPVSSCPGGSKSDEKVDLSKDKKLAQFNNWFTWCHNCRHGGHAGHMLSWFRDHTECPVSACSCKCMQLDTTGNLIPAETVQA from the exons ATGAGTGGCTCCAAACCTGATATTCTTTGGGCCCCGCACCACGTTGACCGTTTTGTTGTGTGTGACTCAGAATTGAGCCTTTATCACATTGAATCTGCTGTAAGTTCAGAACTCAAGGCAGGGTCCTTGCGTTTGTCAGAAGAAACTACAGCCACGCTGCTGTCAATAAATTCAGATACACCGTATATGAAATGTGTGGCTTGGTACCCCAAGTATGATCCTGAATGTCTTCTTGCTGTTGGACAGGCCAATGGTCGAGTGGTGCTTACAAGCCTTGGTCAAGATCACAACTCAAAATCTAAAGATTTGATAGGGAAAGAGTTTGTTCCCAAGCATGCACGACAGTGCAACACCCTAGCATGGAACCCACTAGATAGTAATTGGCTTGCTGCTGGATTGGATAAACACCGGGCTGACTTTTCAGTATTGATCTGGGATATCAGTAGCAAATATGCTCCAGAGACTGCGGTTGCTACAGAGAAAGTGAGACTTTCAACCGGGGATCCAGAAGCAGGACTGGTGGTAACAAAGCCGCTTTATGAATTAGGGCAGAATGATGCTTGTCTCTCCCTTTGTTGGCTTCCACGGGATCAGAAGCTTCTTTTAGCTGGAATGCATCGCAATCTGGCTATCTTTGATCTGAGGAATACAAgccaaaaaatatttgtaaataccAAGGCTGTCCAAGGAGTGACTGTTGATCCGTATTTCCATGATCGCGTAGCTTCCTTCTATGAAGGCCAAGTTGCCATATGGGATTTAAGAAAGTTTGAAAAGCCTGTTCTGACCTTGACAGAGCAGCCAAAACCTTTAACAAAAGTCGCGTGGTGTCCAACAAGAACTGGACTGCTAGCTACTTTAACAAGGGATAGTAATATCATCAGGCTGTATGACATGCAGCATACACCCACACCTATTGGAGATGAAACTGAGCCTACAATAATCGAAAGAAGTGTCCAACCGTGTGAAAACTACATAGCCTCATTTGCCTGGCATCCCACAAGTCAAAATCGAATGGTGGTTGTGACTCCCAATAGAACTATGTCTGACTTCACGGTTTTTGAGAGAATTTCTCTTGCATGGAGTCCAGTGACATCCTTAATGTGGGCTTGTGGACGACATTTATATGAGTgtacagaagaaggaaaggcCAATTCCCTGGAAAAGGATATAGCGACCAAAATGCGGCTCCGAGCTTTATCAAGATATGGTCTTGATACTGAACAAGTTTGGAGAAATCACCTCCTAGCTGGAAATGAAGATCCTCAGCTGAAATCACTTTGGTACACTCTGCACT TTATGAAGCAGTATACTGAAGATATGGATCAAAAACTTACAGGAAACAAAGGTCCCTTAGTTTATGCTGGCATTAAGTCAATTGTGAAGTCATCTTTGG GAACAACAGAGAACCTCAGGCACAGCAGGAGTGGATCTGATAGACAGGCAGATATTATTCAGTATCTGAGTGAGGAGAGGTCCTTGGCTTTGCAGCTCTGTGGGTGGataaagaagggaacagacttAGATGTGGAAccttttttaaattcattggAACAGGAAGGAGACTGGGAGCGAGCTGCTGCTGTAGCACTATTCAATTTGGACATACGGCGGGCAATACAAATTCTAAATAAAGGTGCTTCCTCGGGAAAAG GTGATCTGAACCTTAATGTAGTAGCAATGGCTCTATCAGGCTACACAGATGAGAAGAACTCACTTTGGAGAGAAATGTGCAGTACTCTAAGACTGCAGTTAAACAATCCTTACCTGTGTGctatgtttgcttttctgacaaGTGAGTCTGGTTCATATGATGGTGTTTTG TATGAAAATAATGTGGCAGTACGAGACAGAGTGGCATTTGCTTGCAAGTTCCTCAATGATGCTCAG ctgAACAGATTTATTGAAAAGCTGACGAATGAAATGAAAGATGCTGGGAATTTGGAAGGAATACTGTTGACAGGACTGACAAAAGATGGTGTGGACTTGATGGAAAGTTATGTTGACAGAACTGGCGATGTCCAGACAGCAAGCTATTGCATGTTACAG GGTTCTCCGTCAGAAGTACTTAAGGATGAGAGGGTTCAGTACTGGATTGAGAACTACAGGAATCTTTTAGATGCTTGGAGGTTTTGGCATAAACGTGCAGAATTTGATATCCACAGAAGTAAGCTGGATCCCAGTTCAAAACCTTTAGCTCAG GTGTTTGTGAGTTgcaatttctgtggaaaatcaATTTCTTACAGCTGTTCAGCCATTCCTCATCAGGGGCGAGGTTTCAGCCAGTACGGAGTTAGCGGTTCACCAACTAAGTCAAAAGTTACGAGCTGCCCTGGTTGTCGTAAGCCACTTCCTCGCTGTGCACTTTGCTTGATAAATATGGGAACTCCAGTTTCCAGTTGTCCAG GAGGGTCCAAGTCAGATGAAAAAGTGGATCTTAGCAAAGACAAGAAGTTAGCCCAGTTCAACAACTGGTTTACTTGGTGTCACAACTGTAGGCATGGTGGACATGCTGGGCATATGCTCAGTTGGTTCCG GGACCATACCGAGTGTCCTGTGTCTGCCTGTTCGTGTAAGTGTATGCAGCTGGATACAACAGGGAATCTCATTCCAGCAGAGACTGTTCAGGcgtaa